GATCGTAGGGGAACGCGAGCAGGTTTTTCTTGCGAGCACCGGCATGGGAGAGATGCGGAGCACCGCGCGTCAGGTTTCCTTCTGCGGGCATGCGATTTGCGACAAGACCACTCTGCTTGTGCCCGACACCCACAGGGATGAACGCTTCACCGATAATCCGCTTGTATTGGGCCCGCCGTATATCCGGTCCTATGCCGGGGCCCTTCTTGAGCCTGAACCGGGGCGGCCGATCGGCACCGTCTGCGTTATGGGGCGGGAACCTAGCAGCTTTTCGCCGGAGGTTCTGGCCGGTCTGGAAAAGATCAGCGCTGCAGTGAGTGCGCTGCTGCTTGCACATCGCGACAAACAGAGGCTTGCAGAGGCCGCCTCCCAGAGCGCCCGGATCGCGTTTTGGTCGGACATCATGGAGGAGAGCCTCGAGGAGATCTACGTGCTCGATCCCGGCACGTGGAAATTCGTCCTGGCCAACAAGGCTGCAAGGGATAACATCGGCTATTCGATGAACCGGCTGACCGAGTTGACGCCGCTGGACCTTGATCCGAGACTGGATCCGGAACGTTTTGGCATGACGGTGCGAAACCTGATGCAAGGCCAAAACACCTACCGCAGGATCAGCACAGATATGCTGCGGGCGGACGGGTCGACCTATCCGGCAGAGATCACACTGCAACGGGTGTTTAACACCAGCCCGATGATCGTCTGCTACGTGCAGGATACGACCGAACGCTCTGCCGCCGAAACCGCAGCCCGAGACGCACATGCCAGATTGCAGGCCGCCATCGAGGCGCTGACCGATGGTTTTGTTTATTTCGATGCTGATGAACGGCTGGTGCTGGCAAACAGCCGCTATGTCAACATGTTCTCGGCTGAAACAGCCCCCCTGGTCAAACCGGGTCAATTGTTCGAAGTGATACTGCGCAAGGCGGCCTATGAGGGCTATTACGCCGGTACGGAAGGCGGACGCGAGGAAGAGTTCCTAGCGAAACGCCTTGCGGCCTTCCGCAACCCGTCAGGCTCCAGTCTGGTAACTCTGGAGGACGGGCGCGTTTTCCGGGTCTTCGAACAGCGCACCCCCGATGGCGGCTGTGTCGGACTACGGGTGGATGTCACTGAACTCCATCAGGCACGGGCGCAGGCAGAGGCGGCGAATGCGGCCAAGTCGGCGTTTTTAGCCAATATGAGCCATGAAATTCGCACGCCGATGAATGGCATCCTCGGGCTGGTGCAGGTCCTGACGCAGACCGAACTCGATCCGGCCCAGCGCGAAATGGTCGAGGCAGTTCAGGGCTCTGCCGAGGGGCTGCTGAGCATTCTGAACGATATTCTGGATCTGGCCCGTATCGAGGCGGGCAAGGAAACCTTTGACACGGCCCCGTTCAGCCCGGCGCAGGTGTTGCGAGATGTGGCGCGCATTCATCAGTCTGTCGCCCAGCAAAAGGGGTTGAACCTGCGGCTGGAGCTGGCTCCTGAGCTGGAAGGCACCTGGGTCGGCGATGCGCGCCGGATCGGGCAGGTGATCCATAATCTTTGCGGCAACGCACTGAAATTCACGGATCAGGGCCACGTCACCCTGACAGGCAAGGTGTCCACGGAAGGCAATCTGCACCTTTGCGTTTGCGACACCGGGATTGGCATGACGCCAGAACAACTGCGCCGGGTGCGCAACAAGTTCGAACAGGCCGACAACTCGATCACCCGAACATTTGGCGGCACCGGTCTGGGGCTGGCAATCGTCACCGAGCTGACCGAGATGATGGGCGGCGATTTTCAGATAGAGTCGCAGCAGGGACGCGGGACCGAAGCGCGTGTCATCCTGCCGCTGCAACGCGGTACTGCCCCCACTGAGGCAAAAGAGACGCCAACGGCTGTCATCGCGACCACCTCCCACCCTGCCGCTCCGATGCGCATCCTCGTTGCCGAGGACAACGCCACCAACCGTCTGATCCTGAAAAAGATGCTGTCCAAATTGGACCATGACCCGATCATGTGTTCGGACGGGCAAGAGGCACTCGATACCTGGCAGGCGCAGGAGGTCGATTGTCTGCTGTTCGATATATCAATGCCGCGGCTCAGCGGTCTTGAGGCGCTTGCCAAGATCCACCGACACGTCGCGGACACGGGCGGAGAGATGCCGCCTTCCGTCGCCTTCACGGCCAACGCGATGCCGCATCAGATCGAAGAGCTCAAGGCCGCCGGTTTCGATGATGTTCTGACCAAGCCGATCCGGTTTCAGGACCTGTCAGACTGTTTGACCAACCTCGCAGCCCGGGCCGCAAGCCCCAGCAAGGTCTAGCGATATTGATGGGACCATCTGGTTCTGTCTTTGATGCCAAACCGGCCCCTTAATAGCATGAGAGCCAGCAGAACGCTGGCCCCCTTCACTTTTCAAAAAATGCGCCAAATCAGGGCCTTAATCCATCATCAGCCCCGGCAGCCATGTACCCACTGCAGGCTGCCAAACAAGCAGCGCAAGGATCGCGAGCTTGATCACCAGAAACGGCGTCACGGCTGCATAGATCTGCTTCATGCCGATCCCGTCAGGGGCGACCCCGCGCATCACGAACAGCAACAGGCCGAATGGCGGCGTCAGCAGGCCGATCTCCATCGTCAGCAGGTAGACAACCCCAAGCACCAGATCATTGATCCCCAGTTGCGCCGCCAGTGGCACGAAGACCGGCACCGTCACCATCAGCATCGAGACCTGATCGATAAAACAGCCAAGCAGCAACAGGATCACGATCATGCCGATCAGCACGCCAACCGGGGTCGGATCCACCGCGTTGATCGCCTTGATCAATCCGTTGGTGGCGCCGCTGAAGGACAGGATCTGCGAAAAGGTCTGACTGGCGGCCATGATGAACAGGATCATCACCGACAGCTTTACCGTCTCGATCAGGGCCTTGCCGATCTTCTCGAACGTCAACGCCCGGTAGGCGGCCCCTGCGCCCAGCGCTGCAAGGCACCCCAAGGCAGCGGATTCGGTCGGGGTCGCAATCCCAAGAAGCAAGCTGCCGATCACCACCGCGAACAAGGCGCTGAGCGGTGCCACGTAGATCAGGAACGGCCGCCACCGTTCGGATAGGGACATCGTCGGCAGGTCATCCGGCGGCGCGACCCGCGGGTCCATCAGGCTGCGAAGGATGATATAAGCCACGAAAGAGCCCGCCAGCAGCAAGGCCGGGATAACGCCTGCGACGAGGAGACCAGAAATGGAGATACCCGCAAGGCTGCCCACCAGAACCGCAAGGGCCGAGGGTGGGATCAGCATGGCGATGGCGCCCGATGCCATGATCGGCCCCATGGCCATGGTCGGGTGATAACCGCGTTTCAGCATGCCGGGCATCATGGTCGAGCCGAGCATGGCCGTATTGGCGATCGTCGATCCGGACAGCGCCGCAAAGATCGTACCACCAAACACCGTCACCACCGACAGGCGCCCGGGCACCCGGGTCACCACCCGCTCGATCGCGTCGATGGCGCGATGGGCGATGCCGGTCTGGAATAGGAGCTCCCCCATCAGGATGAACAGGGGAATCGGCGCCATCTGAAAATTCGCAACCGATTGCGTGGCATTGCGCGCCAGCTGCAAAAGGCCCCGATCTCCGCCGAGGATTTCAAAGGCTCCGATCATGGTCACGGTGATAAAGGCAAAGGCCACCGGCAACCCCAGAAGGAGCAGTGCGGCCAGACCGCCCAGCATCCAAGAAAGCGTAACAATCCAATCCATCAGCAGGTCTTTCAGAGGCCAGTCAGCGGCGCATCATCCTGCACCGGGCGCGCAATCTTGCGCAGGAATTCAAGGGTACAGAGCAGCATCGACGCGGGCAGCGGGATGAAGGTCCACCATTCGGGGAAGGTGAAGGCCGTGCGCACCATGGAGCCGCGGCCCTGCGATTGCATAAGCGCCTCGAACGCGTACCAGCCCATCACCGCGCAGGTCGCCGCGCCGATCAGGCAGGTCATCACCAATGCGCCGCGCCGCGCGGCAGGCGGCAGGGCGCGAGTGATCAGATCGACCTGCACATGGGCATTGATGTGCAGCACCCAGGGCGCCGCCAGAAAGGTTGCCACCATCAAGGCGTATTCAATCGCATCAAGCGCGCCGTAGATCACCGGCAGGCCAAGATTGCGCAGAACAACGTTGAGCGGGATCACCAGCGTGATTGCCGCGATCAGGCCCGCGCTCAGCACGGCCAAGGCGCGCAGCAACGCCGAAAAGGGTTTGTCTAACAGTGTCATTGCGGCTCCGGTTTGGGGCGGCTCTGAAGAGGGGCAGCCCCGACCAGAGCCGCCCCTCTCGTGTTACTTCAGCAGGCAGGCCTGCAGCTTTGCGCCAAGATCAGCGTCGATCTTCATGACCTCGCCCCAGCCCTCTTCCTGAGCGGTGGTGTTCCAGGTCGCGGCGGCCTCGCCTTCAAAGGTCAGCGTCTTGATACCGGCATCTGCCTGTGCCTTTGCCTCGGCCGCGTTGCGTTCGACGTTCATGGCGTTCTGCTCTTCGATCCAGGCCGCGCCCTTTTCCAGCAGCGCGCGCTGTTCGTCATCCAGACCGTTCCAAGCGTCGAGATTGACGAGGAAGTTGACATCGACCTGATAGAACCCCGGATCGACGCGATAAGCCGTCTGTTCGTGCCAGCCGAGATCCAGAACCCCCTGGCTGGGCCAGCCGTATCCGTCGATCGCACCGCGCTCCAGTGCGGAATAGACCTCGCCCGGGGCGGTGCGGACCAGCGTGGCGCCCAGTTTCTCGAACATGGCGCGGTAAACCGGCGTGGTGCGCAGCGTCAGCCCGGTCAGGTCGGGGCCTTCCAGCGGTTTGGTCAGATAGAGGTGATAGTTCATGTGATCGCCGACGCGGGCGAGATATTTCACGTTCATCTGGTCCTGGTGGATGCTGTCGACCAGTTCATAACAGCCGTTTTCACGCTGCTCCTGAATGGTGTTCTGGGCCAGATGCAGGGCATCGCCGGTGGGCACGAGGTTCGGGTAGTAGGCGGTGGTGTTGTTGGCAATATCGACGATGCCAGCCTGCACCGCGTTGCCCAGTTCGAACGGCGGCACGGCTTCGGGACCACCCAGAAGCTCGATCTGGACCACGCCCTTGCCGTTCTCGTT
This genomic stretch from Phaeobacter gallaeciensis harbors:
- a CDS encoding ATP-binding protein; the encoded protein is MIEPQFLDDDLRLQFIADLRIDFRNPTPEIQGLCDLAAQLAGTDIALVSIVGEREQVFLASTGMGEMRSTARQVSFCGHAICDKTTLLVPDTHRDERFTDNPLVLGPPYIRSYAGALLEPEPGRPIGTVCVMGREPSSFSPEVLAGLEKISAAVSALLLAHRDKQRLAEAASQSARIAFWSDIMEESLEEIYVLDPGTWKFVLANKAARDNIGYSMNRLTELTPLDLDPRLDPERFGMTVRNLMQGQNTYRRISTDMLRADGSTYPAEITLQRVFNTSPMIVCYVQDTTERSAAETAARDAHARLQAAIEALTDGFVYFDADERLVLANSRYVNMFSAETAPLVKPGQLFEVILRKAAYEGYYAGTEGGREEEFLAKRLAAFRNPSGSSLVTLEDGRVFRVFEQRTPDGGCVGLRVDVTELHQARAQAEAANAAKSAFLANMSHEIRTPMNGILGLVQVLTQTELDPAQREMVEAVQGSAEGLLSILNDILDLARIEAGKETFDTAPFSPAQVLRDVARIHQSVAQQKGLNLRLELAPELEGTWVGDARRIGQVIHNLCGNALKFTDQGHVTLTGKVSTEGNLHLCVCDTGIGMTPEQLRRVRNKFEQADNSITRTFGGTGLGLAIVTELTEMMGGDFQIESQQGRGTEARVILPLQRGTAPTEAKETPTAVIATTSHPAAPMRILVAEDNATNRLILKKMLSKLDHDPIMCSDGQEALDTWQAQEVDCLLFDISMPRLSGLEALAKIHRHVADTGGEMPPSVAFTANAMPHQIEELKAAGFDDVLTKPIRFQDLSDCLTNLAARAASPSKV
- a CDS encoding TRAP transporter large permease is translated as MDWIVTLSWMLGGLAALLLLGLPVAFAFITVTMIGAFEILGGDRGLLQLARNATQSVANFQMAPIPLFILMGELLFQTGIAHRAIDAIERVVTRVPGRLSVVTVFGGTIFAALSGSTIANTAMLGSTMMPGMLKRGYHPTMAMGPIMASGAIAMLIPPSALAVLVGSLAGISISGLLVAGVIPALLLAGSFVAYIILRSLMDPRVAPPDDLPTMSLSERWRPFLIYVAPLSALFAVVIGSLLLGIATPTESAALGCLAALGAGAAYRALTFEKIGKALIETVKLSVMILFIMAASQTFSQILSFSGATNGLIKAINAVDPTPVGVLIGMIVILLLLGCFIDQVSMLMVTVPVFVPLAAQLGINDLVLGVVYLLTMEIGLLTPPFGLLLFVMRGVAPDGIGMKQIYAAVTPFLVIKLAILALLVWQPAVGTWLPGLMMD
- a CDS encoding TRAP transporter small permease, whose protein sequence is MTLLDKPFSALLRALAVLSAGLIAAITLVIPLNVVLRNLGLPVIYGALDAIEYALMVATFLAAPWVLHINAHVQVDLITRALPPAARRGALVMTCLIGAATCAVMGWYAFEALMQSQGRGSMVRTAFTFPEWWTFIPLPASMLLCTLEFLRKIARPVQDDAPLTGL
- the dctP gene encoding TRAP transporter substrate-binding protein DctP, whose product is MTFRSSAATIALVAATALGTSAAQAEEVSLRAVTAFATGTTFSRDFEAFVEWVNENGKGVVQIELLGGPEAVPPFELGNAVQAGIVDIANNTTAYYPNLVPTGDALHLAQNTIQEQRENGCYELVDSIHQDQMNVKYLARVGDHMNYHLYLTKPLEGPDLTGLTLRTTPVYRAMFEKLGATLVRTAPGEVYSALERGAIDGYGWPSQGVLDLGWHEQTAYRVDPGFYQVDVNFLVNLDAWNGLDDEQRALLEKGAAWIEEQNAMNVERNAAEAKAQADAGIKTLTFEGEAAATWNTTAQEEGWGEVMKIDADLGAKLQACLLK